The Chrysemys picta bellii isolate R12L10 chromosome 3, ASM1138683v2, whole genome shotgun sequence DNA window gcgctgcccccaccccgagcgccaactccacagctcccattggcaggaaactgtggccaatggaagctgctggggcAGCATCTGTGGGCAGAGGGGTGCGGAGATCCCCTAGCCCCCCTGCCTAAAAGCCGCtgccagaggtgggggtgtgccGGTCGCTTTGGGAGCCGCACCAtccgaggtaagcgccgcccccctgctcccctactgcaccccaaccccctgcctcagcccagggggggagggggaatgaagctgcgcacagggccccactaactctaaatttGTCACTGCACATTTTCTAATATTTTCCCCCATAATGGGTGCAAAATATCAAAGCATTCTTCCACAAGGAGGCCTGGTGGCTATGAAGGACCGGGTAGCTGTTTTCATAAAACTACAAATAAAGAGTCTATTATTGCACAAGGAATTTGATTAAAATCTTAGTTTTCATTCTGTAGCAAAATTGATGTAAAGACCAAAGTTCAAATGTATTCTACTTTCAATGCTGCTGGTGTCTCTCTGCACCCCTCTACTAAttcaccccctgcagccctgatTAAAGAAAAGTTGCAGCTTCATCCAGGTGTGCGTGGAGTCGCAAGCGCACTCCATAGGAAGTATTCAGCCACTGGCTgcactagggcctggtctacactaggcgtttatgtcgaagttagcgccgttaaatcgaattaaccctgcacccatccacactgcgatgctatttagttcgacatagaggtctctttaattcgacttctgtactcctccccgacgaggggagtagcgctaaattcgacatggccatgtcgaattaggctaggtgtggatggaaatcgacgccaatagctccgggagctatcccacagtgcaccactctgttgacgctctggacagcagtgcgagctcggatgctctgaccagccacacaggaaaagccccgggaaaatttgaatttgaattccttttcctgtctggccagtttgaatctcatttcctgtctggacatcgtggcgagcacagcagcactggcaacgatgcagagctctccagcagtgatggccgtgcagtctgggaatagaaagagagccccagcatggactgatcgtgaagtcttggatctcatcgctgtgtggggcgatgagtccgtgctttccgagctgcgatccaaaagaaggaatgcaaagatctacgagaagatctctaaagacatggcagagagaggatacagccgggatgcaacgcagtgccgcgtgaaaatcaaggagctgagacaaggctaccagaagaccaaagaggcaaacggacgctccggatcccatccccagacatcccgtttctacgaggcactgcattccatcctcggtgctgccgccaccactaccccaccagtgaccgtggactctgaggatgggatactgtccacggccggttcctcggacatgttaggggacggggaagatgaggaaggagatgaggagggcgaggcagtcggcagctctcacaacgctgatttccccgacagccaggatctcttcatcacccttacagagatcccctacgaagcgtccccagccgttaccccggacacagaatctggtgaaggatcagccagtaagtgttgtaaacatctaaacatttatttttaacaaaacaggaatattaacaattaaaagaatgggttgttcatgattagtgtgccctaggcgcttaacggtttagtaatgggcagtgcaagttttgaaaagaaatctagcaatgtccggttttcagtgattgtcctgcacaagccgctctactgtttattccctgctactgcagctacagtaaaatgcggtctatgtgtccggggatagagcagtaatcctcctgggacatctcgatgaagctctcctggaggtaacttgaaagccgttgcatga harbors:
- the LOC135982388 gene encoding uncharacterized protein LOC135982388, producing the protein MQSSPAVMAVQSGNRKRAPAWTDREVLDLIAVWGDESVLSELRSKRRNAKIYEKISKDMAERGYSRDATQCRVKIKELRQGYQKTKEANGRSGSHPQTSRFYEALHSILGAAATTTPPVTVDSEDGILSTAGSSDMLGDGEDEEGDEEGEAVGSSHNADFPDSQDLFITLTEIPYEASPAVTPDTESGEGSATPSATVSQPSLESHSQRLARIRRRKKRTREDMFSELMASSQAQAAQQTQWRENLTRMHQANMDREERWRQEDQQATQTLLGLLREQTDTLRRLVDVLQERRQEDRAPLQSISNRPPPPPSPIPTSPKVQRRRGGRVPAKSHSTPAESSSSRRLSFPKI